A window from Streptomyces sp. NBC_00271 encodes these proteins:
- a CDS encoding SpoIIE family protein phosphatase: MTTGLHPGGQPQDPRPTGNQALPRQERVDHGALHADNRTRSAVITARAAASFDPVGRSVATARSFVRDTLQGWGFADIVDDAVVLTSELVTNAVVHAGTSADVLCLRSDEGVRIEVADRYPEREIPLQATAVNMGSPDREGGRGLQLCAALAGRWGVDYSPTHKQVWFHLDLPDRPVGTRTAGPSLPADLLPLADGRVRVAVIQIDRVGAISAWNEDAEDLFGYAAEQVIGKPLTDLAAWPHTPGTSTGIVEALQLSRWEGTYGLRGASGRVTPVYASHLRVRDTGGEPSTVCLLVRDHERAVLQTPLRASATDTTTSSEGQATDPFEVFIGSPAPDDLDGLLQRTVERARDMLDGDSAFLLLATDDETELEVRASTGLPSARQRFARVPVEAGPGRYGSARMPAVHEDLTVVPGAVPLLAGTGMRSVVTVPLKVEGRLTGSLGVAAEGPSRYSNEEALRLQFAADRIALAVESARLGELERLRRGSLSFLVEASDLLAGTLDRDQTLALMAQMTVPTLATWCAVYTIADQASDPYLSYVLHEDEERIDGLKALLSKIAPPDPVPTPGARVWAAPGEAAHQAALRTSMRSLGRGEPASVTSGIGTTLATAAAVGGETVVLPLVARNRVIGMLTLGKPSDEHFRQEILELAEDLSRRAALALDNARLYSERTAISQSLQRSLLPPDLPHIDGVEVEVIYRAAGEGNEVGGDFYDLFPIRDGVYGFAIGDVCGTGPEAAAVTGLARHALRLLAREGFGGPAVLERLNSAILDEGARSRFLTLLYGELWPQEDGSAMLKVVCAGHPLPLRLRQDGTVEAAAEPQPLLGVMEDLELYEQTITLDPGDVLLCVTDGVTERREGTRMLGDDGLTDVLTTCTGLTAGAVAARIMRAVERFASDAPSDDMAILAMRVPGLPRD, encoded by the coding sequence ATGACCACCGGACTGCATCCTGGGGGACAGCCCCAGGATCCTCGGCCGACGGGGAACCAGGCACTGCCCCGGCAGGAGCGGGTCGACCATGGGGCCCTCCACGCCGACAACCGGACAAGGAGTGCTGTGATCACCGCGCGCGCGGCCGCCAGTTTCGATCCCGTCGGGCGATCGGTCGCGACCGCCAGATCCTTCGTCCGCGACACCCTCCAGGGCTGGGGCTTCGCCGACATCGTCGACGACGCGGTGGTCCTGACCAGCGAACTCGTCACCAATGCTGTCGTGCATGCGGGCACCTCCGCGGATGTCCTGTGTCTGCGCAGCGACGAAGGCGTACGCATCGAGGTGGCGGACCGCTACCCGGAGCGTGAGATTCCACTCCAGGCGACGGCTGTGAACATGGGCAGCCCCGACCGCGAGGGCGGACGCGGACTCCAGTTGTGCGCCGCCCTGGCCGGCCGCTGGGGCGTCGACTACTCCCCCACGCACAAGCAGGTCTGGTTCCACCTCGACCTCCCCGATCGCCCGGTCGGCACCCGCACCGCGGGCCCCTCCCTCCCCGCCGACCTCCTTCCGCTCGCCGACGGCCGCGTCCGCGTCGCGGTGATCCAGATCGACCGTGTCGGCGCCATCTCCGCCTGGAACGAGGACGCGGAGGACCTCTTCGGGTACGCCGCCGAACAGGTCATCGGCAAGCCCCTCACCGACCTCGCGGCCTGGCCGCACACCCCGGGCACCAGCACCGGCATCGTCGAGGCCCTCCAACTCTCGCGCTGGGAGGGCACCTACGGGCTCCGGGGCGCGAGCGGCCGCGTGACCCCGGTCTACGCCTCCCACCTCCGCGTACGCGACACGGGCGGCGAACCCTCCACGGTCTGCCTCCTCGTACGCGACCACGAACGCGCCGTCCTGCAGACCCCGTTGCGGGCGTCGGCCACCGACACGACGACCAGCTCCGAGGGCCAGGCCACGGACCCCTTCGAGGTCTTCATCGGCTCCCCCGCCCCGGACGACCTGGACGGCCTCCTCCAGCGCACGGTGGAGCGCGCCCGCGACATGCTCGACGGCGACTCCGCCTTCCTGCTCCTCGCGACCGACGACGAGACGGAGTTGGAGGTACGAGCCTCGACGGGCCTGCCCTCCGCCCGCCAACGCTTCGCCCGCGTCCCCGTCGAGGCGGGCCCCGGCCGCTACGGCTCGGCCCGCATGCCCGCCGTCCACGAGGACCTGACGGTCGTCCCCGGCGCCGTACCTCTGCTGGCCGGCACCGGCATGCGCTCGGTCGTCACGGTCCCGCTGAAGGTCGAGGGCCGCCTCACCGGCTCCCTCGGTGTCGCGGCCGAGGGACCCTCCCGCTACTCCAACGAGGAGGCCCTGCGCCTCCAGTTCGCCGCCGACCGCATCGCGCTCGCGGTGGAATCGGCCCGCCTGGGCGAGCTGGAACGCCTGCGCCGCGGCTCGCTGAGCTTCCTCGTCGAGGCCTCCGACCTCCTCGCCGGCACCCTGGACCGCGACCAGACCCTCGCCCTCATGGCCCAGATGACGGTCCCGACCCTCGCCACCTGGTGCGCGGTCTACACGATCGCCGACCAGGCCTCGGACCCGTACCTCTCGTACGTCCTGCACGAGGACGAGGAACGCATCGACGGTCTGAAGGCCCTGCTCTCGAAGATCGCCCCACCGGACCCCGTCCCCACCCCCGGCGCCCGCGTCTGGGCGGCCCCGGGCGAGGCCGCCCACCAGGCGGCCCTGCGCACCTCCATGCGCAGCCTGGGCCGCGGCGAGCCCGCCTCGGTCACCTCCGGCATCGGTACGACCCTGGCGACCGCCGCGGCGGTCGGCGGCGAGACCGTCGTCCTGCCCCTGGTGGCCCGCAACCGCGTCATCGGCATGCTGACGCTCGGCAAGCCCTCCGACGAACACTTCCGCCAGGAAATCCTGGAACTGGCCGAGGACCTGTCCCGCAGGGCCGCCCTGGCCCTCGACAACGCCCGCCTGTACTCGGAGCGCACGGCCATCAGCCAGTCCCTCCAGCGCAGCCTCCTGCCGCCCGACCTCCCGCACATCGACGGCGTCGAGGTCGAGGTCATCTACCGCGCGGCCGGCGAGGGCAACGAGGTCGGCGGCGACTTCTACGACCTCTTCCCGATCCGTGACGGCGTCTACGGCTTCGCCATCGGCGACGTCTGCGGTACGGGCCCGGAGGCGGCGGCGGTCACGGGCCTCGCCCGGCACGCCCTGCGCCTCCTGGCCCGCGAGGGCTTCGGCGGCCCCGCGGTCCTGGAGCGCCTGAACTCAGCGATCCTGGACGAGGGCGCCCGCAGCCGCTTCCTGACCCTGCTGTACGGCGAGTTGTGGCCCCAGGAGGACGGCAGCGCCATGCTGAAGGTGGTCTGCGCGGGCCACCCGCTCCCGCTCCGCCTGCGCCAGGACGGCACCGTGGAGGCGGCCGCCGAACCGCAGCCGCTCCTCGGTGTCATGGAGGACTTGGAGCTGTACGAGCAGACCATCACCCTCGACCCGGGCGACGTGCTGTTGTGTGTGACGGACGGCGTCACCGAACGCCGTGAGGGCACCCGCATGTTGGGCGACGACGGCCTCACGGACGTCCTCACCACGTGTACGGGCCTCACGGCGGGAGCGGTGGCCGCCCGCATCATGCGCGCGGTCGAGCGCTTCGCCTCCGACGCCCCGTCCGACGACATGGCGATTCTGGCGATGCGGGTGCCGGGTCTTCCTCGGGACTGA
- a CDS encoding response regulator — translation MVQKAKILLVDDRPENLLALEAILSALDQTLVRASSGEEALKALLTDDFAVILLDVQMPGMDGFETAAHIKRRERTRDIPIIFLTAINHGPHHTFRGYAAGAVDYISKPFDPWVLRAKVSVFVELYMKNCQLREQAALLRLQLEGGGKTALGSAKEPAGLLAELSARLAAVEEQAEALSKQLDDDSADAAAVATAAHLERKLTGLRRALDALEPGTGSGAPSVPSQN, via the coding sequence ATGGTGCAGAAGGCCAAGATCCTTCTGGTCGATGACCGGCCGGAGAATCTGCTGGCGCTGGAGGCGATCCTCTCCGCGCTCGATCAGACACTGGTACGGGCATCGTCCGGAGAGGAAGCGCTCAAAGCGCTACTGACCGACGACTTCGCGGTCATTCTGCTGGACGTCCAGATGCCTGGAATGGACGGTTTCGAAACCGCGGCGCACATCAAGCGGCGTGAGCGGACTCGGGACATCCCGATCATCTTTCTCACGGCGATCAACCACGGCCCGCACCACACCTTCCGGGGGTACGCGGCGGGTGCGGTGGACTACATCTCCAAGCCGTTCGACCCATGGGTGCTGCGCGCGAAGGTCTCGGTCTTCGTCGAGCTCTACATGAAGAACTGCCAACTGCGCGAGCAGGCAGCGCTGCTGCGGCTGCAGCTGGAGGGCGGCGGCAAGACGGCGCTCGGCTCGGCCAAGGAGCCGGCCGGTCTCCTCGCCGAACTCTCCGCGCGGCTCGCGGCCGTTGAGGAGCAGGCCGAGGCGCTGTCCAAACAGCTCGACGACGACTCGGCGGACGCGGCTGCGGTGGCGACCGCGGCCCATCTCGAACGCAAACTCACGGGACTGCGCCGGGCGCTGGACGCGCTGGAGCCGGGCACGGGAAGCGGCGCACCGTCGGTGCCGTCGCAGAACTGA
- a CDS encoding HAMP domain-containing protein, producing MESGAATRGGKTRAEDGQSLNNRRTPRNGTTEVDTAALNRLLTALVSMRDGNFRKRLTVSGDGVMSEIAAVFNEVADRNLHLTGELSRVRRVVGREGKLTERLESGACEGSWGAAIDASNALVDDLVRPVSEVGRVLSAVAEGDLSPRMELRAQAADGNGHPLRGEFLKVGRTVNNLVDQLSTFTDEVTRVASEVGTEGKLGGQARVRGMSGSWKDLTDSVNTMAYRLTAQVRDIALVTTAVAKGDLSRKVTVHVAGEMLELKNTVNTMVDQLSSFSSEVTRVAREVGTEGELGGQAQVPGVAGVWKDLTDSVNLMAGNLTAQVRGIAQVTTAVASGDLSQKVTVSARGEVAQLAETINQMTETLRTFADEVTRVANEVGGEGRLGGQANVPGAAGTWKDLTDSVNTVFRNLTTQVRDIAAVTTAVANGDLSQKVTVDVAGEMLELKNTVNTMVDQLSSFGVEVTRVAREVGVEGELGGQAQVPGVAGTWKDLTDSVNTAFRNLTGQVRNIAQVTTAVANGDLSQKVTVDVSGEMLQLKNTVNTMVDQLSSFADQVTRMARDVGTEGRLGGQARVDGVSGTWKELTDSVNFMAGNLTSQVRQIAQVTTAVARGDLSQKIDVDARGEILELKNTINTMVDQLSAFADQVTRVAREVGTEGRLGGQAQVPGVAGVWRDLTDSVNGMAGNLTAQVRNIAQVATAVARGDLSQKIDVDARGEILELKNTLNTMVDQLSNFAEQVTRVAREVGTEGMLGGQAEVQGVSGTWKDLTQSVNFMANNLTIQVRNIAEVTTAVAMGDLSKKITVDAKGEILELVTTVNTMVDQLSSFAEQVTRVAREVGTEGILGGQAHASGVTGIWKDLTDNVNLMANNLTMQVRNISQVAAAVANGDLTRTVTIEARGEVAQLADTFNTMVKTLSSFADQVTKVAREVGTDGILGGQAHVPGVAGTWKDLTESVNGMASNLTGQVRNIAMVTTAIAKGDLTKKIDIDARGEILELKTTINTMVDQLSSFAEEVTRVAREVGTEGQLGGQARVRDVDGTWRDLTESVNEMAGNLTRQVRAIARVATAVTRGDLNLKIDVDASGEIQELQDYINKMIANLRDTTIANKEQDWLKGNLARISALMQGRRDLDDVASLIMSELTPVVSAQHGAFFLSMPLVDGKEAGNDEDAYELRMLGSYGYSMGSMPTSFRPGEALIGTAAQEKRTILVENAPSGYLKISSGLGEAPPAQVIVLPVLFEGTVLGVIELASFTPFTQIQKDFLNQIAEMIATSVNTISVNTKTEVLLKQSQELTEQLQERSAELENRQKALQDSNAQLEEKAEQLAQQNRDIEVKNTEIEEARQVLEERAEQLAVSMRYKSEFLANMSHELRTPLNSLLILAKLLADNAESNLTPKQVEFAETIHGAGSDLLQLINDILDLSKVEAGKMDVSPTRIALVQLVDYVEATFRPLTAEKGLDFSVRVSPELPATLHTDEQRLLQVLRNLLSNAVKFTDSGAVELVIRPAGADVPVAIREQLLEAGSLRDADAGLIAFSVTDTGIGIAASKMRVIFEAFKQADGTTSRKYGGTGLGLSISREIARLLGGEIHAQSEPGRGSTFTLYLPMHPSELPPQGYGQLVPALEAGELLASEAELSGVDIETPAEVKSYQDTQNGPAALFRRRRRALPATEQRPGLPGSNGAAGASQEQWASGGQQEAAPQPRRGIRFEGEKVLIVDDDIRNVFALTSVLEQHGLSVLYAENGREGIEVLEQHDDVTVVLMDIMMPEMDGYATTTAIRRMPQFAGLPIIALTAKAMKGDREKAIESGASDYVTKPVDPDHLLSVMEQWMREE from the coding sequence GTGGAGTCTGGCGCAGCGACGCGGGGCGGTAAGACGCGCGCGGAAGACGGACAGTCCCTGAACAACCGGCGCACACCACGCAATGGCACCACCGAGGTGGATACGGCTGCCCTGAACAGGCTGCTGACGGCCCTGGTGTCGATGCGGGACGGCAATTTCCGCAAGCGCCTCACGGTCTCCGGTGATGGTGTGATGTCGGAGATCGCGGCTGTCTTCAACGAGGTGGCGGACCGGAATCTGCATCTGACGGGTGAGCTGTCGCGGGTGCGGCGGGTGGTCGGGCGTGAGGGAAAGCTCACGGAGCGGCTGGAGTCGGGCGCCTGCGAGGGTTCCTGGGGTGCCGCGATCGACGCGTCGAACGCGCTCGTCGACGACCTCGTACGACCGGTCTCCGAGGTCGGCCGGGTGCTGTCCGCGGTGGCGGAGGGCGATCTGTCGCCGCGTATGGAGCTGCGGGCGCAGGCGGCGGACGGCAACGGGCATCCGCTGCGCGGGGAGTTCCTGAAGGTCGGACGGACGGTCAACAACCTGGTCGACCAGCTGTCGACGTTCACCGACGAGGTCACGCGGGTGGCCAGTGAGGTGGGCACCGAGGGCAAGCTGGGCGGGCAGGCGCGAGTGCGTGGAATGTCCGGTTCGTGGAAGGACCTCACGGATTCGGTCAACACCATGGCGTACCGGCTGACGGCTCAGGTACGTGACATCGCTCTCGTGACGACGGCGGTCGCGAAGGGTGACTTGTCCCGGAAGGTCACGGTTCATGTGGCCGGCGAGATGCTGGAGCTGAAGAACACCGTCAACACGATGGTGGATCAGTTGTCCTCGTTCTCCTCCGAGGTGACGCGCGTCGCCCGCGAGGTGGGCACCGAGGGCGAGCTCGGCGGCCAGGCGCAGGTGCCCGGTGTGGCCGGTGTGTGGAAGGACCTCACCGATTCGGTGAACCTGATGGCCGGCAACCTCACGGCCCAGGTGCGTGGGATCGCGCAGGTGACGACGGCGGTCGCGAGCGGCGACCTGTCGCAGAAGGTGACCGTTTCCGCACGCGGCGAGGTCGCGCAGCTCGCCGAGACGATCAACCAGATGACCGAGACGCTGCGGACGTTCGCGGACGAGGTCACGCGTGTGGCCAACGAGGTCGGTGGCGAGGGGCGGCTCGGCGGGCAGGCGAACGTGCCGGGCGCGGCGGGGACGTGGAAGGACCTGACGGACTCCGTCAACACGGTGTTCCGCAACCTCACGACGCAGGTGCGGGACATCGCCGCGGTGACGACGGCGGTGGCCAACGGTGATCTGTCGCAGAAGGTCACCGTCGACGTGGCCGGCGAGATGCTGGAGCTGAAGAACACCGTCAACACGATGGTCGACCAGCTGTCGTCGTTCGGTGTCGAGGTCACGCGCGTGGCGCGCGAGGTCGGTGTCGAGGGTGAACTGGGCGGCCAGGCGCAGGTGCCGGGTGTGGCCGGTACGTGGAAGGACCTCACCGACTCCGTCAACACGGCGTTCCGGAACCTGACGGGTCAGGTCCGCAACATCGCGCAGGTGACGACGGCGGTCGCGAACGGTGACCTGTCTCAGAAGGTGACGGTCGACGTCTCCGGAGAGATGCTCCAGCTGAAGAACACCGTGAACACGATGGTGGACCAGCTGTCGTCGTTCGCCGACCAGGTGACGCGGATGGCCCGGGACGTGGGCACGGAGGGCCGCCTCGGCGGTCAGGCCCGCGTGGACGGCGTGTCCGGTACGTGGAAGGAACTCACCGACTCCGTCAACTTCATGGCGGGGAACCTGACCTCGCAGGTACGGCAGATCGCCCAGGTCACCACGGCGGTGGCGCGGGGTGACCTGTCGCAGAAGATCGACGTGGACGCGCGCGGCGAGATCCTGGAGCTGAAGAACACCATCAACACGATGGTCGACCAGCTCTCCGCCTTCGCGGACCAGGTGACGCGGGTGGCCCGTGAGGTGGGCACGGAGGGCCGGCTCGGCGGTCAGGCGCAGGTGCCGGGTGTCGCGGGTGTGTGGCGCGACCTGACGGACTCCGTGAACGGCATGGCGGGCAACCTCACCGCCCAGGTGCGCAACATCGCGCAGGTCGCGACCGCGGTGGCGCGGGGTGACCTGTCGCAGAAGATCGACGTGGACGCGCGCGGCGAGATCCTGGAGCTGAAGAACACCCTCAACACGATGGTGGACCAGCTCTCGAACTTCGCCGAGCAGGTGACGCGGGTGGCCCGTGAGGTGGGCACGGAGGGCATGCTCGGCGGTCAGGCCGAGGTGCAGGGTGTCTCCGGCACCTGGAAGGACCTCACGCAGTCCGTGAACTTCATGGCGAACAACCTGACCATCCAGGTCCGTAACATCGCCGAGGTCACGACGGCGGTCGCCATGGGCGACCTGTCGAAGAAGATCACCGTCGACGCCAAGGGCGAGATCCTCGAACTCGTCACCACCGTGAACACGATGGTGGACCAGCTGTCGTCCTTCGCCGAGCAGGTGACTCGAGTGGCCCGCGAGGTGGGCACCGAGGGCATCCTGGGCGGCCAGGCGCACGCGTCGGGCGTCACGGGCATCTGGAAGGACCTCACCGACAACGTCAACCTGATGGCCAACAACCTGACCATGCAGGTGCGCAACATCTCCCAGGTCGCCGCGGCCGTCGCCAACGGCGATCTGACCCGTACGGTCACGATCGAGGCGCGCGGCGAGGTCGCGCAGCTCGCCGACACCTTCAACACCATGGTGAAGACGCTGAGTTCGTTCGCCGACCAGGTCACCAAGGTGGCCCGCGAGGTGGGCACGGACGGCATCCTCGGCGGGCAGGCACACGTCCCGGGTGTGGCCGGTACGTGGAAGGACCTCACCGAGTCCGTGAACGGGATGGCGTCCAACCTGACCGGTCAGGTGCGCAACATCGCGATGGTCACCACGGCCATCGCCAAGGGCGACCTCACCAAGAAGATCGACATCGACGCGCGCGGCGAGATCCTGGAGCTGAAGACCACCATCAACACGATGGTCGACCAGCTGTCGTCCTTCGCCGAGGAGGTCACCCGAGTCGCCCGCGAGGTGGGTACCGAGGGGCAACTGGGCGGCCAGGCACGCGTGCGTGACGTCGACGGCACTTGGCGCGACCTCACCGAGTCGGTGAACGAGATGGCCGGGAACCTGACCCGGCAGGTGCGTGCCATCGCGCGCGTGGCGACCGCGGTGACCCGCGGCGACCTGAACCTGAAGATCGACGTGGACGCCTCGGGCGAGATCCAGGAACTTCAGGACTACATCAACAAGATGATCGCCAACCTGCGCGACACCACCATCGCCAACAAGGAGCAGGACTGGCTCAAGGGCAACCTCGCCCGTATCTCCGCGCTGATGCAGGGGCGCCGCGATCTCGACGACGTGGCCTCGCTGATCATGAGTGAGCTGACGCCGGTGGTCTCCGCCCAGCACGGCGCGTTCTTCCTCTCCATGCCGCTGGTCGACGGCAAGGAGGCGGGCAACGACGAGGACGCGTACGAGCTGCGCATGCTCGGCTCGTACGGCTACTCGATGGGCTCCATGCCGACGTCGTTCCGGCCCGGTGAGGCGCTGATCGGGACGGCGGCGCAGGAGAAGCGCACGATCCTGGTGGAGAACGCGCCGAGCGGTTATCTGAAGATCTCGTCCGGGCTCGGCGAGGCGCCCCCGGCGCAGGTGATCGTTCTTCCGGTGCTCTTCGAGGGGACCGTGCTGGGTGTGATCGAGCTGGCGTCCTTCACGCCGTTCACGCAGATCCAGAAGGACTTCCTGAACCAGATCGCCGAGATGATCGCGACGAGCGTCAACACCATCTCCGTCAACACCAAGACGGAGGTGCTGCTCAAGCAGTCGCAGGAGCTGACCGAGCAACTCCAGGAGCGGTCGGCCGAGTTGGAGAACCGGCAGAAGGCACTCCAGGACTCCAACGCCCAGCTGGAGGAGAAGGCCGAACAGCTCGCCCAGCAGAACCGCGACATCGAGGTCAAGAACACCGAGATCGAGGAGGCGCGGCAGGTCCTGGAGGAGCGTGCCGAGCAGCTCGCGGTCTCTATGCGCTACAAGAGCGAGTTCCTGGCGAACATGTCGCACGAGCTGCGGACGCCGCTCAACTCCCTGCTGATCCTAGCGAAGTTGCTCGCCGACAACGCCGAGTCGAACCTGACTCCCAAGCAGGTCGAGTTCGCGGAAACGATCCACGGTGCGGGTTCCGACCTGCTCCAGCTGATCAACGACATCCTCGATCTGTCGAAGGTCGAGGCGGGCAAGATGGACGTCTCGCCGACCCGCATCGCGCTGGTCCAACTCGTCGACTACGTAGAGGCCACTTTCCGTCCGCTGACCGCGGAGAAGGGCCTCGACTTCTCCGTCCGGGTGTCGCCGGAACTGCCCGCCACGCTGCACACCGACGAGCAGCGCCTCCTTCAGGTGCTGCGCAACCTGCTCTCCAACGCGGTGAAGTTCACCGACTCAGGAGCGGTCGAATTGGTGATCCGGCCCGCCGGCGCGGATGTCCCGGTGGCGATCCGGGAGCAGCTCCTGGAGGCGGGTTCGCTGCGGGACGCGGACGCCGGCCTGATCGCGTTCTCGGTGACCGACACCGGCATCGGGATCGCCGCCAGCAAGATGCGGGTGATTTTCGAGGCTTTCAAGCAGGCGGACGGTACGACGAGCAGGAAGTACGGCGGTACGGGTCTGGGGCTGTCCATCTCGCGGGAGATCGCGCGTCTGCTGGGCGGTGAGATCCACGCCCAGAGCGAGCCGGGACGCGGTTCGACGTTCACGCTGTATTTGCCGATGCACCCGAGCGAACTGCCCCCGCAGGGCTACGGGCAGCTCGTGCCCGCTCTGGAGGCCGGGGAGCTGCTCGCCTCGGAGGCGGAGCTGTCCGGGGTCGACATCGAGACGCCGGCCGAGGTGAAGTCGTACCAGGACACGCAGAACGGGCCCGCCGCGCTCTTCAGGCGGCGCCGCAGGGCGCTGCCCGCGACCGAGCAGCGCCCGGGGTTGCCGGGGTCGAACGGGGCCGCGGGTGCCTCTCAGGAGCAGTGGGCGAGTGGGGGGCAGCAGGAGGCGGCGCCGCAGCCGCGCCGAGGCATCCGGTTCGAGGGCGAGAAGGTGCTGATCGTCGACGACGACATCCGCAACGTGTTCGCGCTCACCAGCGTCCTGGAGCAGCACGGCCTGTCGGTGCTGTACGCCGAGAACGGCCGTGAGGGTATCGAGGTGCTGGAGCAGCACGACGACGTGACGGTCGTCCTGATGGACATCATGATGCCCGAGATGGACGGCTACGCCACGACGACGGCGATTCGCCGGATGCCGCAGTTCGCCGGGCTGCCGATCATCGCGCTCACGGCGAAGGCGATGAAGGGCGACCGGGAGAAGGCCATCGAGTCCGGCGCGTCCGACTACGTCACCAAGCCGGTCGATCCCGACCATCTGCTCTCCGTGATGGAGCAGTGGATGCGCGAGGAGTGA